Proteins encoded together in one Chitinophagaceae bacterium window:
- a CDS encoding glycosyltransferase: MNNILHKKAIDLSDIVELIKSEVKETVLITFLNPVSYVKMSKRKDLLVQVDRIGYDGIMLVKFMQIFYKSGIDRTSFDLTSLSPIIFEQSCKSGDGIYIIGSKEDAITKAVRNIKEGFLNINIIGYRHGYNIDNEEFIKIMETINSLKPKFIVVGMGAIKQEEFMIKIRNSLSYNCIIFSCGGYIHQTSESINYYPQFIDKYNLRMPYRIYKERLYNRLYLYVVFIFIFIKNKLTD; encoded by the coding sequence ATGAACAATATATTACATAAAAAGGCTATCGATTTAAGTGATATAGTAGAGTTGATTAAATCCGAGGTAAAGGAAACTGTATTAATTACATTTTTGAATCCAGTTTCATATGTAAAGATGTCTAAAAGAAAAGACCTTTTGGTACAAGTAGATCGAATTGGTTATGATGGTATTATGCTTGTAAAATTTATGCAGATCTTTTATAAATCTGGAATTGATAGAACTAGTTTTGATTTAACAAGCCTGTCTCCCATAATATTTGAACAGAGCTGTAAAAGTGGTGATGGCATATATATTATAGGATCCAAAGAAGATGCAATCACCAAAGCAGTACGAAATATAAAAGAAGGGTTTTTAAATATTAATATTATAGGATACAGGCATGGATATAATATTGACAATGAAGAATTTATAAAAATTATGGAAACTATTAACTCTCTAAAACCTAAGTTTATAGTTGTAGGAATGGGTGCAATAAAACAAGAAGAGTTTATGATAAAAATACGCAATTCTTTAAGCTATAATTGCATCATATTTAGTTGTGGGGGATATATACATCAAACCTCTGAATCAATTAATTACTACCCACAATTTATTGATAAGTATAATTTACGTATGCCTTACAGAATATATAAGGAAAGATTGTATAATCGACTTTATTTATATGTAGTATTTATTTTCATTTTTATTAAAAATAAATTAACTGATTAG